GAGTTCGGGACCTAAAAGCTTGGAACTTTAGGTTTTGGGTTCGTTCGGGGACTGTTTTGGCtatataaaactaaaaaaatttTCGTTGCGTAACCacacagtatatagatgtgccagttcatacaacgaaagcgTCACACACTGGCTAGCGCGTTcagtaccccagagtgacgtcatcatgagagagagagagagcgcagagagaacatctttgcatgtgttagtacacacgcaatatgtttcgacaaaaatatgtgattgtatgctttttcagattttttgaactctctcaggtctggtGGTCGCCCGTGGGCGTTAATACCAGGTATAGCCAGGTGGAAGTAAAGtcgattttttgtttaacttaACTAGAAGTGGGCTGAGGTTTTCCTACCTTttaccactaaccatacagtatatagatgtgccagttcatacaacgaaagcgTCACACACTGGCTAGCGCGTTCaataccccagagtgacgtcatcatgagagagagagagcgcagagagaacatctgtGCATgcgttagtacacacgcaatattgcgcgctagaactgaaatttgagtttggttcttgttttgggtcttttgatgaactgacctaccgccacaaaataaatgatgaatgggcagggggtgcgggtatggtacactagggcgcgggaaataaaattaaagctgttatttgttggATTTAtactacaaaatataaaatattacaattgttcggagcagagcccagccgattagttgcttgccaaatagcacctaattcttggccctcagctgcttattttgtttgttacttatgtatgtctatgtcactcatttgtttgttaaagctttgcgcgtgcttgccctgctaaacgctctctgccagctcgctcttcgctagcTCCGccttgcgtctgcctaccgacgtcagccgagcgaagctgcgcttagcgatcggagcggcaatgtaaagagcaggcaagccacacttgcaatttggatgtcacgcattaaagaacatatcctaattttatttctgcgccgagttttatttaattcgaaataattagtcggccgattggggataaaaaacattatctccacaacaataatataattacacatttatatCCTTATCGtaagcaggttgattataaattataaaaattatgtaaacgccgtcggttctagacttttttgtttattaaaatttgtaatttaaaaCTAAAGTAATGATGCATTTAAATATTCGATATAAGAAAATACTACTactaaacgagggggaacgttgtcagttgctgcggacaccgcaactctacagttatacccgataccaAGTcggtatggctctcctccggcagacgccgctaatattaaacgacacgacaaagagtgggtgcgagagagacagaaaatcagtctaaGCGTGACGTCGGACgatgcgtagccactgaaaattgttttttttcttttcggctataaaaattatccgatctgatccaaattcagcaactggatagatatggtcattctctatgattctgcgtttttagtttttctcgttttctcgaatctgcaatattgtggatgcaacagattttcgtcctttgtgggggcggaagtgggcggggcaagcagtgacatatcactgAAGTCTGGATctaaaacatcgttgctctagctcttatagtctttgagcattaggcgctgaaggagacggacagacagacagggctcaatcgactcggctattgatgctgatcaagaatatatatacatactttatggggtcggaaacgattccttctggacgttacacacatccactttaccacaaatctaatacaccccaatactcattttgagtatcgggtataaaaatatatgcatacatatgtatctatgaaATTagtttacatatatttcaaatcacTTGTCAATCGCGCTTTCCGACGGGAATGTGCAAATCAAAAATGTAGATGGGTGTCGTACCTTGAATACTCTCATGGAGAATACCTATACATTTTCTAAGTCAATTATGAAATATCTTACGTACAAACGCGTGTACCGTTTATTACATTCGTATATAGCCTGAGGGTATTCAAAAATACAGTTGTCTTGATGTTAGGTGACAAGCTTTGGTACGGTGCCTTGTTTGCCGAAATAATACTAGAGCCGTAACGAAATTATTTCGGGACCCAAATCCGAAGGGCTATCATGCAAAATGTTTATAGCGATATTTTCCTTTTATGCAGTTCATTTCGACTTGcgtttattatttgtttatttaatggcTGCAAATCAGCATataaaatcaatcaaatacatacatatgtttacaTATTACCACCAATTTCTGGTCTCTTCATTTTGTATTGTGtctgttgtatttttgtatttttttagtCTTTAACGATTTAAAATTCGAATTACGATTTGAAATATGTCTAGGCGTgaactatttattttattgccattCATTGGTTACATTTGAATACCATCGGCTAATAGGCTCTGCACACTGAGCCCATCCCGGGGGAATGGTGGGATTTTTTGACAAATGTGAAACTCCGATTCACACTGCCACCGTCCACCATCCatcaaaaacagctgatgccaATAACAAGTTCATTAAATTTGCGCGgaagatttattaattattataatgGATGATGAAGATATAGCAATTATTTCGGCTGTGGTTGCACAGCAAAACGTGGTGGTCCTTTTGTTGTTCGAGACGCTCCTGGGCGATCTCTGCCAGCAACGAAATGTCggtctttttctttttctttggcggAGGCCCAGACAAGGTGCTGGAGCAACAAGATCCGTCCAGGTCCATCTCAATAATATCCGAAAAGTACTTATTAGGATCTGCAATGAACAccttaaatgaaatatatttttttagcaataaattaataaaacttACTGTAGTTGTCCAATGTGCTCTGCTCCATGTTGTTTATCCGGCAGCACCCCAGAAATGAGTTTAATTTATCGTAATGTTGCCACCCAGATGGAGCACCCCCGCTCGGtccaattttatttttttcaatcCTGCAAAGTATAAAAAAATAGTAGGTTTCACAATCTTTTATTTGGCAGAGTCAATAATATTTACCTGTATTTTTTGGTCATGTTCTCGAGCTTTGTCCTTATCTCGCCCCATCCAAGCTCAAGCCCAGCCTCCTTCATGGACTCGGCCATCTCCATGTACACATGTGAATTTTTGCGTGGTCCGCGCAAATCTTCAATTTTCTCCTGCCATACATATGTCAATCAGCAGGCACTCAAGCGCGGCACTCCATTTcaccctgccgcctgctgttgtTCTCTTGTTTGCTGCATTGtgtaataatattatatattataaacaataaaaaacaaatatatctATTCAACGTACCACTGGAGGAGTTTTCTGGCACTAAATCCATTTTATTAATAAGTTTTTCGAAAATTTGGTCTGCTGTCCTTCCGagctgttctgttgttgtttttgttttttgttaattttgtcACAATCATTGTTTACGTTTTCGCAGTGAATACCATTTTTCCATTGTGAATGACAATTATTCAGAgttgcatttgaaaaccatCGGCTAACTATCGCATAGAAACGTGCGGTTTAGGAACATCCAAAATGGATGGTGAACTAACTGGGAAATTTTCAGAACGGCAAAACCTTACGGACCatccccgaaatggatggtggatggtggatggtcgtcAGTGTGAATAGCCTATTACAGAccgaaatggatggtggatggtcgtcAGTGGGAATAAATAAGAAATTCTCGGAACATCAAAACCTCCCAGATATGTAAGAACATCGATGTTTAATcaaaaaaacatcgatgccCATAAGCCAACAGTAAAAACATCGATGACCACACTCAATACACGTGCCAAGTGCGATTCGTAAACAAAGTATTTGTATTAATTATTTTCGCAATTCAGATAAGAACGCCACAAAATGTCACGAATAATAGTCAAACAATTGCCCAAGCATGTAAATAAGCCTAGTGGAATACTCCCTCATACTCTCACTGATCCCACACCCATCCACAGATAACTGAAGACAAACTGCGCAACATCTTTGGTACAAAGGGAAACATCACCGACCTGCAGCTAAAGTACACGCCAGACGGCAAGTTTCGGCAGTTCTGTTTCGTTGGCTACAGCAAAGAAGAGGAGGCACAGGATGCCATTCAACACTTTAATAACACCTGCATCCAAACGAGTCGCGTTCGCGTTGAGTCCTGC
The sequence above is a segment of the Drosophila pseudoobscura strain MV-25-SWS-2005 chromosome X, UCI_Dpse_MV25, whole genome shotgun sequence genome. Coding sequences within it:
- the LOC117185049 gene encoding uncharacterized protein, with amino-acid sequence MEMAESMKEAGLELGWGEIRTKLENMTKKYRIEKNKIGPSGGAPSGWQHYDKLNSFLGCCRINNMEQSTLDNYNPNKYFSDIIEMDLDGSCCSSTLSGPPPKKKKKTDISLLAEIAQERLEQQKDHHVLLCNHSRNNCYIFIIHYNN